AGGTACGGCTGAACCCATGACTATTTCGGGACGAGTTTGCCTTGCCGGGCAGCTGCCATGAAAAGATCAACCATGCGTCCGATGCAGCACTCCAGCAAACTCCAGAATGTCCGCTACGAACTCCGTGGTCCCATCCTCCAGGCGGCCAAGGCCATGGAAGCCGAGGGGCACCGCATCCTCAAGATGAACCTTGGGGACACAGCGCCGTTCGGGCTGGAAGCGCCGGAGTCCGTGGTGGTGGACATGATCCACCACATCCGCGGGGCCCAGGGGTACAGCGATTCCAAGGGTATTTTCTCCGCACGGACCGCGATCTCGCAGTACTACCAGACGCGCGGACTGATGACGATCGGCGTCGAGGATGTGTTCATCGGCAACGGCGTCAGCGAACTCATTTCCATGACCCTGCAGGCGTTCATGGAAAACGGTGACGAGATCCTCGTACCGGCTCCCGACTACCCCCTCTGGACAGCGGCGGTGACGCTCACCGGCGGCAACGCCGTGCACTACCTCTGCGATGAGGACGAGAATTGGTGGCCGGACATGTCCGACGTCGAAGCGAAGATCACCCCGCGCACACGCGGGATCGTGATTATCAACCCCAACAACCCCACGGGTGCCGTGTACCCCCGGCACATCCTTGAGCAATTCGCGGCGCTGGCGCGGAAGCATGATCTCGTCCTGTTTTCCGATGAGATTTACGAGAAGATCCGCTACGTCGACGCACCGCACATTCATACCGCCGCAGTAGCGGACGACATCCCGGTTCTGACGTTCAGCGGACTTTCCAAGGCCTACCGCATGCCCGGCTACCGCGCAGGTTGGGTTGCCGTGACGGGACCATTGACTGCAACCGCTGCGTATCGGGAATCCTTGGAGCTGCTGGCGTCGCTGAGGCTGTGCTCCAACGTTCCCGCCCAGCACGCAATCCAAACCTGCCTGGGCGGGTACCAGAGCATCGAGGCACTGATCCGTCCCGGCGGCCGCCTGCGTGAGCAACGGGATCTGGCGTGGAAGTTGTTGACGGCAATCCCGGGCGTTTCATGCGTCCCCGCGGCTGGCGCAATGTACCTGTTCCCCCGGTTGGACCCGGAGATCTACCCGATCGAGAGCGACGAGAAGTTCGTCCTCCAGCTTCTGCAGGAACAGAAGATCCTTGTCTCGCACGGCACGGCCTTCAACTGGCCCACGCCGGACCACTTCCGCTTCGTGATCCTGCCAACCGTGGAGGACATCGAGGAGGCTGTGCGCAGGATTGAGCATTTCCTCGCCGCGTACAGGAACCGCCCGGTGGACTAGAGCGCCATCATGCCTGGGTCATCAATTGCAGCCATGCCATGGCTGCCCAGAAGATCGAGCTCGCACGCACCGACTCTAACAAGGTCCTGAAAGCTGTCACACTTCGGTCCTCGCTTACGACAACCCTGATGTAAGGCACCACCACAGAAGGGAAACAGCATGACCCGCATCAGTATCGGCCACAGCAACAAACTCGGCTACGCCGCTGTCATCGGGCTGGAAGGCTACGCCCGAAAGTCGGTCGATCCCGACTTGTACGAAATCATCAAGCTCCGCGCCTCCATCTTGAACGGCTGCGGTTTCTGCGTGGACATGCATGCCACGGACGGCAGGAAGCGCGGGATTCCTGCCCGCAAGCTGCATGCCGTGGCGGCGTGGCAGCATTCGAAGGTGTTCTTCGATGCCCGCGAGCAGGCCGTGCTGGCCTTGACCGACGCCATAACCCAGCTGGGGCCTGACACCGTTACCGACGAGATCTGGAATGCGGCCGCCACCCATTTCGACGACAGCCAGATGGGCGGATTGGTCCTTGCCATCTCCACGATCAACGTGTGGAACAGGATTGCCGTGAGCACGCAGATGGAGCCGCCGGTAGACGAGAAGAACCCGATCGTCTGAGGGGTAGCGTGGAGGGCATGAGTCTTGCGGTATCGGCCACTGCTGCGTGGCAGAGCGAACGGAATCGTTTGCTGGGAATCGCCTACCGGATGTTGGGAGATTTCGGCCATGCCGAGGACGTCGTCTCCGAGGTTGCCATCGATGCCGTCCGGCAGGAACGCAAGGCGGACGGCCACGGCGTGGAATCCTGGCCCGCGTGGTTGACCACAGTGTGCGTACGGCGCTCGGTTGACCGGGTGCGCCAGCTCGCCGCTGTGCGCGAGGACTACACCGGCCCTTGGTTGCCGGAACCGGTAGACACTTCCAGGCTTCCGGAAGAAACCGTGGCCAACCGCGAGCTGCTGTCCTTGACCTTGCTTCACTTGGCTGAGCAGCTGGCTCCGGAGGCGAGGGCTGCTCTGGTGCTCCACCGCGCTTTTGGGATGTCCGCGCCGGAAATCGCGGACATCCTGGAAAAGACCCCAACCGCCGTACGCCAAATGATCTCCAGGGCCGAGCGCCGC
This window of the Arthrobacter sp. StoSoilB5 genome carries:
- a CDS encoding carboxymuconolactone decarboxylase family protein, with amino-acid sequence MTRISIGHSNKLGYAAVIGLEGYARKSVDPDLYEIIKLRASILNGCGFCVDMHATDGRKRGIPARKLHAVAAWQHSKVFFDAREQAVLALTDAITQLGPDTVTDEIWNAAATHFDDSQMGGLVLAISTINVWNRIAVSTQMEPPVDEKNPIV
- a CDS encoding sigma-70 family RNA polymerase sigma factor, which produces MSLAVSATAAWQSERNRLLGIAYRMLGDFGHAEDVVSEVAIDAVRQERKADGHGVESWPAWLTTVCVRRSVDRVRQLAAVREDYTGPWLPEPVDTSRLPEETVANRELLSLTLLHLAEQLAPEARAALVLHRAFGMSAPEIADILEKTPTAVRQMISRAERRLDIDPDAPAPRTKDRAALEKLVRAIEQGDIDTVVAMLDRDAVLWADGGGKVKSAMNPVFGAERIGRFFAGILGKAAAFDPVQPVRSRIIEVNGEAAVLLRHQGRCDVLFIDAGLDGSVRELRQLANPDKLTRISLDGP
- a CDS encoding pyridoxal phosphate-dependent aminotransferase, whose product is MRPMQHSSKLQNVRYELRGPILQAAKAMEAEGHRILKMNLGDTAPFGLEAPESVVVDMIHHIRGAQGYSDSKGIFSARTAISQYYQTRGLMTIGVEDVFIGNGVSELISMTLQAFMENGDEILVPAPDYPLWTAAVTLTGGNAVHYLCDEDENWWPDMSDVEAKITPRTRGIVIINPNNPTGAVYPRHILEQFAALARKHDLVLFSDEIYEKIRYVDAPHIHTAAVADDIPVLTFSGLSKAYRMPGYRAGWVAVTGPLTATAAYRESLELLASLRLCSNVPAQHAIQTCLGGYQSIEALIRPGGRLREQRDLAWKLLTAIPGVSCVPAAGAMYLFPRLDPEIYPIESDEKFVLQLLQEQKILVSHGTAFNWPTPDHFRFVILPTVEDIEEAVRRIEHFLAAYRNRPVD